The following are encoded together in the Janthinobacterium sp. Marseille genome:
- a CDS encoding tetratricopeptide repeat protein yields MSRALVSIGFVAGVYASSAMADELADVSQLLRAGQHAQALTKADAFLSKNPRDAQMRFLKGVILTEQNKSAEAITIFTKLTEDYPTLPEPYNNLAVLYASSGQYDKARTALDMAIRTNPTYATAYENLGDVHAKLASQAYDKALQLDNSNTAAKSKLTMVRTLVGNTTGGTNPKVAVVAAAPTPAPARVEPVKPEPVPAPKPVVKETPKVEAKPEPKHDPKAEQLAEQKAAQKAAQKAEADAKREAKAKANAAADAEREQVMSAVNAWAKAWSARDVKGYLNAYAGDFVLPAGQSRKDWADERRARIEDKGRISVKIETPQVSVTGNTATVKFRQIYDSDRTKANSRKTLVMTKQGNKWHIKQERSGS; encoded by the coding sequence TTGAGCCGCGCTCTCGTCTCTATCGGTTTTGTTGCAGGTGTATATGCTTCTTCGGCGATGGCCGATGAATTGGCAGATGTATCGCAGTTATTGCGCGCCGGCCAGCATGCACAGGCCTTAACCAAGGCTGATGCCTTCCTCAGCAAGAATCCGCGTGACGCGCAAATGCGTTTCCTCAAGGGTGTGATCCTGACCGAGCAAAACAAGTCGGCAGAAGCGATCACCATTTTTACCAAGTTGACAGAAGATTACCCAACCCTGCCTGAGCCGTATAACAACCTGGCCGTGCTGTACGCATCCAGTGGTCAATACGACAAGGCGCGCACGGCGCTGGATATGGCGATCCGTACCAATCCTACCTATGCGACCGCCTATGAAAACCTGGGCGATGTACATGCTAAATTGGCAAGCCAGGCTTATGACAAGGCTTTGCAGCTCGATAACAGCAATACCGCGGCAAAATCCAAATTGACGATGGTGCGCACCCTGGTGGGCAATACCACCGGCGGCACCAATCCAAAAGTGGCGGTAGTGGCGGCAGCGCCGACACCTGCGCCGGCACGGGTCGAACCGGTGAAGCCGGAACCTGTTCCGGCACCAAAGCCGGTAGTCAAGGAAACGCCTAAGGTCGAAGCCAAGCCGGAACCGAAGCATGATCCGAAGGCAGAACAATTAGCCGAACAAAAAGCAGCACAGAAGGCAGCGCAAAAAGCGGAAGCCGATGCCAAGCGTGAAGCCAAGGCAAAAGCCAATGCCGCTGCTGATGCTGAGCGCGAACAAGTCATGAGTGCAGTCAATGCCTGGGCCAAGGCCTGGAGCGCACGTGATGTAAAAGGCTATCTGAATGCCTATGCCGGCGACTTTGTTTTGCCGGCCGGACAGTCACGCAAGGATTGGGCGGATGAACGTCGCGCGCGTATCGAAGACAAGGGCCGCATCAGCGTGAAGATAGAAACACCGCAAGTCAGCGTGACGGGTAACACCGCTACTGTAAAATTCCGTCAGATTTACGATTCTGATCGTACCAAAGCCAATAGCCGCAAAACCTTGGTCATGACCAAGCAAGGCAATAAATGGCATATCAAGCAGGAGCGTTCGGGTAGCTGA
- a CDS encoding L,D-transpeptidase family protein produces MSTPALANGSKPGVPARLDPEIMLIDVYKALAANRLRDAQAKADALVAAYPTFRLGHLVRGDLLLLHTRPIKTFGAAPNAPADRLDNLRDEAIVRLKSLRERPDPDMVPRAILQMREDQKNVLLVDAKRSRLYVYQRVNGQFKLTSDYYISQGRLGVNKFKEGDQKTPLGVYYITARLPGARLPEFYGPGALPINYPNEWDKANGRSGSGIWLHGTPSDSYSRPPLSSDGCVVLTNPDLKELSASVEIGNTPVIISEDLKFVSKAKWEADKLAANKMLEAWRADLETTDPESLRRHYSRNFKAMRGQNLSNWLDKVQQSNLGARKISVSLRDVTLFRYPDQKDQKELIVAAFTQEATIGKGKHVTRKRQYWAKEGAQWKIVSEVNL; encoded by the coding sequence ATGTCGACGCCGGCTTTGGCCAATGGCAGCAAGCCAGGGGTACCGGCACGCCTCGATCCGGAAATCATGCTGATCGACGTTTATAAGGCATTGGCGGCGAATCGCCTGCGTGATGCACAAGCCAAGGCCGATGCTTTGGTGGCCGCTTATCCGACTTTCCGTCTCGGTCATCTGGTGCGTGGCGATTTGCTCCTGCTGCACACCCGTCCGATCAAAACCTTTGGTGCGGCACCGAATGCCCCGGCCGACCGCCTCGATAATTTGCGTGACGAAGCAATCGTCCGCCTCAAGTCCTTGCGCGAACGTCCGGACCCTGACATGGTGCCGCGTGCGATCCTGCAAATGCGCGAAGACCAGAAGAATGTCTTGCTGGTCGATGCCAAACGCTCACGCCTGTATGTCTATCAACGCGTCAACGGCCAATTCAAGCTGACCAGCGATTACTACATCAGCCAGGGCCGTCTCGGCGTTAACAAATTCAAGGAAGGCGATCAAAAGACGCCGCTCGGTGTGTACTACATCACTGCGCGTTTGCCCGGTGCGCGCCTGCCCGAGTTCTACGGTCCGGGTGCCTTGCCTATCAATTATCCGAATGAATGGGATAAGGCGAATGGCCGCAGTGGTTCCGGCATCTGGTTGCACGGTACGCCTTCCGACAGTTACAGCCGCCCGCCATTGTCGTCTGATGGTTGTGTCGTGTTGACGAATCCGGATTTGAAAGAATTGTCGGCCTCGGTCGAGATCGGCAATACACCGGTCATCATCAGTGAAGATTTGAAGTTCGTCAGCAAGGCCAAATGGGAAGCGGACAAACTGGCTGCCAACAAAATGCTGGAAGCCTGGCGCGCTGACCTGGAAACCACGGATCCGGAATCGCTGCGTCGGCATTACTCGCGCAACTTCAAAGCGATGCGCGGACAAAACCTGAGCAACTGGCTGGATAAAGTGCAGCAATCGAACCTGGGTGCGCGCAAAATCAGCGTGAGCCTGCGTGATGTGACGCTGTTCCGTTACCCTGACCAAAAAGACCAGAAAGAATTAATCGTTGCCGCTTTCACACAGGAAGCAACCATAGGCAAAGGTAAGCACGTTACGCGCAAGCGCCAGTACTGGGCCAAGGAAGGCGCGCAATGGAAGATTGTTTCCGAAGTTAATCTCTGA
- a CDS encoding glycine zipper 2TM domain-containing protein, whose protein sequence is MLHKKLIGIALIATAAVSTTAFADNRGVNTALGAVVGAVIGNSIGGQDAAIVGGVLGAVVGASASSGHRDDRYYGRQPQAYYQPQQYYRPAPRPVQVYQRPYYRDSYAQRDQYRGQYYRGNERRVDYEPYGRDYYRR, encoded by the coding sequence ATGTTGCATAAGAAATTGATCGGTATTGCCCTGATAGCGACTGCTGCAGTGTCGACCACTGCTTTTGCAGACAATCGTGGCGTCAATACTGCACTCGGTGCAGTGGTGGGTGCCGTCATTGGTAACAGCATAGGCGGACAGGATGCAGCGATTGTCGGTGGTGTGCTCGGTGCAGTAGTAGGTGCGAGCGCTTCTTCCGGACATCGTGATGATCGCTACTACGGCCGTCAGCCGCAAGCGTATTACCAACCGCAACAATACTATCGCCCGGCACCACGCCCGGTACAGGTTTACCAGCGTCCTTACTACCGCGACAGCTATGCCCAGCGTGATCAGTATCGTGGGCAGTATTACCGCGGCAATGAACGGCGTGTTGATTACGAGCCATATGGCCGTGATTACTATCGTCGTTAA
- a CDS encoding universal stress protein, whose amino-acid sequence MYRKILVAYNGTAESRSALQECVRLAPTPATEVHLLVVVSPPQSVVIGEYAMVSMLGVEEEIAAERQKMEDELNIGLNHLRDAGLNVQPHLEVGEPVPMISDLVDKLGIELVIVGHSRQQSLAMRWWRGSTDALLVEKIRCSLLVASDPN is encoded by the coding sequence ATGTATCGCAAAATTCTGGTCGCTTACAATGGCACGGCCGAAAGCCGTTCCGCCTTGCAGGAATGTGTAAGGCTGGCTCCGACTCCTGCTACCGAGGTGCATTTGCTGGTCGTCGTCAGCCCACCGCAATCAGTCGTCATCGGCGAATATGCAATGGTTTCCATGCTCGGCGTTGAAGAGGAAATCGCGGCGGAAAGACAAAAGATGGAAGACGAGCTGAACATCGGCTTGAATCATTTGCGCGATGCCGGTTTGAATGTGCAGCCGCATCTTGAAGTCGGTGAACCGGTGCCGATGATTTCAGACCTGGTCGATAAACTCGGGATTGAATTGGTGATCGTTGGGCATTCACGCCAGCAATCGCTGGCCATGCGCTGGTGGCGTGGCTCCACCGATGCGCTGCTGGTCGAAAAAATCCGCTGCAGCCTGCTGGTGGCAAGCGATCCAAATTAA